The segment AGAATTTCCAGATGCTTTGGCGTTAATTCCTAATATAAAAGAGGAATTCATTAACAATCCAACAGGTCCATTAGGAACCATTAAATGTTCTCCTTGGAGCTATGAAGATAAAACGCTTTTAATAGGCGATTCATCGCACGCAATTGTACCGTTTTACGGACAAGGAATGAATGCTTCTTTTGAAGATGTAGTTGTTTTTGATGAAATTCTGAATAAAGATTTAGGTGACTGGAAAACTATTTTTAAAGCGTATCAAAAAGCGAGAAAACACGACACAGATGCTATTGCAGATTTAGCAATTGATAATTTTCATGAAATGAAAAATCATGTTGCAAATCCGCTTTTTAAAGAGAAAAGAAAAATAGAAATGGATTTAGAAAAAGCATTTCCAACGGAGTATTTTTCTAAATACTCTTTAGTAACCTTTAATGAACATATTGGTTACAATGAAGCTATGAATAGAGGTAGAGCGCAAGATAAAGCATTGTTAAACATGATTGCAGATGATGCCGTTCATACGAATTTAGAACTGACAAAAGAGGAGTTGAGAGTCATTTTAGACAAAGTAATTATAGAAACAAACACCCTTTTAGAGGAAGATAAAATAGCAGGATTATAAAAACGTACTATGTCAGAAAAAAAAGTAACACCACGAGGCGCATATCCACACGTAAAAGTTGTAGGAGATTTTATTTTTGTATCCGGAACAAGTTCTAGAAAAGCTGATAATACCATTGCAGGAGTGGATATTATTGATGAAATGGGAACAAAGTTTCTAAATATAGAAACACAAACAAAAGAAGTTTTACAGAATATTGACAAAAACTTACAAACAGTTGGTGCCACTATAAAAGACGTTGTAGATGTATCTACTTTTCTAGTAAATATGAATGATTTTGCAGGTTATAATAAAACCTATGCAGAATTTTTTGAAAAAGAAACAGGCCCAACAAGAACCACCGTTGCTGTACATCAATTACCACATCCAGATTTGGTTGTGGAAATTAAAGTTACTGCTTATAAAAAGCAATAGATGATTAGATTTTTTAGAAGTATCAGTATCGATAAAGTTGTGTTTTCTTTTTTATTAATAGTTTTCTATTCATGTAAACCAAAGATGGCGCTTCCAGATCCTTTTGAAGCAGGTTGGAAAGGAGAAAAGGTTTGTGAAGTACTAGAAGATAATGCAGCCTTAAGAGTGTTAAAATGTACTTTCGCTCCAGGAGTTGGCCATGAGAAACATTATCATAACAAACATTTTGGTTACACTCTTGTTGGAAGTAGATTTAAAATTAAAGACACCACTGGTGCTAGAGAAGTTAATGTACCAACAGGATATAGTTTTTCAAATGAAGATGTATCTTGGCATGAAGTTTTAAATATTGGTGATGAAATAGCTGTATTTTTAATTATAGAACCTAAATAGGTTTAAGAAATAATTGATATTTAAAGAATGATGAAATTCTTTAGAAAAATAATAAAATGAACATTAAAAATTACATCAACGGAGAGTTTGTAGATCCAGTATTAGGTAATTATATAGATAATTACAATCCATCAAATGGAGAAGTTTATGGTCAGATTCCTAACTCAACTTCTGAAGATGTAGAAAAAGCATACGAAGCTGCAGAAAAAGCATTTCCAAATTGGTCTAACACAACACTAGAAACAAGAAGTAAAATCTTGTCTAAAATAGCTGATTTGATAGAAGGAAAATTGCACCTTTTAGCAGAAGCAGAATCTAAAGACAATGGAAAGCCAATTAGTTTGGCAAAAGCAATAGATATTCCAAGAGCAGCAGCAAATTTTCAGTTTTATGCAAATGCAATTACACAGTTTTCATCAGAAGCACATGAAAGTATTGGACTAAATGCAGTGAATTTCACATTGCGTCAACCTATTGGAGTTGTAGGTTGTATTTCTCCTTGGAATTTACCTTTATATTTATTCACATGGAAAATAGCGCCTGCAATTGCAGCGGGTAATTGTGTGGTTGCAAAACCAAGCGAAATAACACCAATGACAGCTTTTTTATTAGGAGAAATTTGCACAGAAGCAGGTTTACCTAATGGTGTCTTAAATATTGTTCATGGATTGGGTACTACAACTGGGCAAGCAATTGTAGCGCATCCAAATATTACAGCGATCTCTTTTACAGGAGGAACAAAAACAGGGGCAAGTATTGCACGAATTGCAGCGCCAATGTTTAAAAAATTATCCTTAGAATTGGGAGGAAAGAACCCTAATATCATTTTTGCAGATTGCGATTATGATAAAATGTTAGAAACCACAGTGCGTTCTTCGTTTGCTAATCAAGGTCAGATTTGTTTATGCGGAAGTAGAATTTTTGTGGAAGAAAAAATCTATGAAAAATTTAAGAAAGATTTTATTAAAAATGTAAAACAATTAAAAGTTGGTCATCCATCAAAAAGGAATATAGATATTGGAGCATTAGTTTCTAAAGAACATTTAGAAAAAATAGAATCTTATGTTGAAATTGCAGAAGATGAAGGAGGAAGAATTTTATGTGGAGGTTTAGAAGTTACAATTCCTGGATATGAAAATGGGTATTATTTTCAGCCTACAGTCATTGAGGTTACAGATAATTCTTGCAGAGTAAATCAAGAAGAAATTTTTGGCCCAATAGTAACAATTATGCCGTTTAAAACTGATGAAGAAGCGTTGCAATTAGCAAACGATGTAAAATATGGATTGTCAGCAACTTTATGGACCAATAATTTAAACAGAACAATGCAATTTTCTAAACAATTACACATAGGAATTGTTTGGGTAAATACGTGGATGTTACGTGATTTAAGAACGCCTTTTGGTGGGCAGAAAGCAAGTGGAATTGGAAGAGAAGGAGGTTTTGAAGCATTACGATTTTTTACAGAGCCAAAGAATATATGTATCAAATACGAATAAAGAAATAAGAGAAAAAATGATTGCTGTTTGTGATGAGAAAATCGCAAAAAAAGGAGACCATGTAGGTTTGTCTTTTTACGCTTTTTTTGCAAGCAAAAATTAGTGTCTAACTGCATTAATGAAAGTTGCAAAATGGTGGATTGAAACTCACGAGTTAGCTCATTTTTAAAAAGCAGTTAAGATTAAAAAAAGGGTTAACAATAACAATTAAACTAAATGTCTCCTCGAGCGCAATCAATAGGTTATTGCTTGACCAGACATAAAAGATATTATATATGAATTTACAACTAAAAAACAAAAATGCTTTAGTTTGTGGAAGCACACAAGGAATAGGAAAAGCAACAGCAATTTTATTAGCAGAAGAAGGTGTGAACATCACTTTAGTTGCTAGAAATGAAGAGAAACTAAAAGCAGTTTTGGCAGAATTATCAAATGAAAATCAATGTCATAGTTACTTGGTAGCAGATTTTTCTAAACCAGATGAATTAAAAAAAGTAATGGAAACTACAGATTGTAATTTTCATATTTTAGTAAACAATACTGGTGGCCCAAAAGGAGGAGAACTTTTAACTGCAACAACAACAGAACTGTTAAATGCATTTCAAATGCATATTGTTTGTAATCAAATTTTGGTGCAAGCCGTTGTTCCGTTTATGAAATCAGAAAAATATGGTAGAATTATTAACGTAATTTCTACCTCTGTAAAAGAACCAATTCCTGGTTTGGGAGTTTCAAATACAATTAGAAATGCAGTTGGTAATTGGTCTAAAACATTGGCTTCTGAATTGGGGCAATTTCAAATTACAGTAAATAATGTCCTGCCAGGTTTTACAGATACAGCACGTTTAGATCAAATTATTAAGATAAAAGCACAAAAAGAAAACACAACTGAAGCAGAAATGGAACAAATAATGAAAAGCTATGTTCCTGCAAAACGTTTTGCGAAACCAGAAGAAACCGCTGCTGCTGTAACTTTTTTAGCAAGTAAACAGGCAAGTTATATAAACGGAATTAACGTTCCTGTAGATGGAGGAAGAACCAAGAGTTTGTAGTTTTTTTAGAAGCTATTTCCTGCTTTTTACGATATCTTTTTTCTGAAAAAGAAAAAAGGATGCTGTTTCAATCAGGGCTAAACTTGTTTGCTGAATTCAGTAATAAAAAGTAACAATTAGATAATTTTAAAGTCTACAATCTAAATATTCAATAACCTAAAAATCATAAAATATGAACTTAGTACAACCTTTAAATTTTAAAAAGTGGATTGATGAAAATCGTCATTTATTAAAACCACCAGTTGGTAACAAGCAAGTTTGGGATAACGGTGAGTATATTGTTATGGTTGTTGGAGGCCCAAATAATAGAAAAGATTACCACTATAACGAAACGCCAGAATTTTTCTATCAAGTAGAAGGAGATATGATTTTAAAAATCATAGATGATAAAGGCGAACAAATTGATATAGAAATTAATGAAGGTGATATTTACTTATTGCCTGCAAAAGTACCGCATTCACCTCAAAGAATAGAAAATACAGTTGGCTTGGTTATAGAATATCCACGTTCTAAAGGAATGTTAGATGCTTTAGAATGGTATTGCGAAAATTGTGGAAACCCTTTGTATAGAGAAGAATTTGCATTAGATAATATTGAAACGGATATGCCAATTATATTTGATAAATATTATTCTGACACTAAAAAATGTACTTGTGGTAATTGTGATACAGTAATGGAAGCACCTAAAAAGATAAAAGTTTAAATACATTGAAAAGAAGAAGTTTTTTAAAGAAAAGTTTTTATACTGCTCTTGGAGCAAGCGTCTTAACGGGCTTTTATTCGTGGAGAATTGAGCCTTTTTGGTTAGAATTTGTAAAAGTTAAAATGCCAATAAAAAATTTACCAACTCATTTAGTTGGTAAAACTATTATGCAAATAAGTGATATTCATGTTGGGAATAGATTTGATTGGAATTACATAATTGAATCTTTTGATAAAGCACAAAAATTGAATCCAGATTATGTGGTTTACACAGGAGATTATGTAGATTATGAAGATCAAGAACAATTAGAACATCTTAAAATAGTTCTAAAAAACTGTGTTAAGGGAAAAATTGCAACAGTAGGTGTTTTAGGAAATCATGATTATGGAGAAGATTGGTTAGAAGATGATGTTGCAAATTCAATTATAGATATTCTAAATAGTAGTGGAATTGAAACTTTACGGAATGAACAAAAAGAATATGAAGGGTTAAATTTTATAGGAATAGATGATTTTTGGGGAACAAATTTTAAACCATCTAATGTGCTAGACTATATAGATTTAGAGAAACCGACTATAGCTTTATGTCATAATCCTGATGTTTGTGATTTAGATATCTGGAACGGTTATAAAAGTTGGATTTTGGCTGGCCATACACATGGAGGACAAGTAAAACCACCTTTTTTAAAACCACCAATTCTACCTGTAAAAAACAAGAAATATTCAGCAGGAAAAATTCCTTTAGATGATGGTAGAACATTATATATTAACAGAGCATTAGGGCATCTTTTTCAAGTTCGATTTAACGTAAGACCAGAAATAACAGTCTTTGAACTTGCCTAAATATTAAAATATTGCATTAATTTATATATTATATAATTACAAATATGGAAAGAAGAAAACTGCGTATTAACGGACATTCACATTTATTACCTTATCCAGAAGAAATCCCTCAATTTATGAAGGATAAAGAAATTTTTTGGGTAGATGATGAGCGGAAGCATATGTTACAAAAAGGATGGAAACGTCCTGTAACAGATTCTAGTTTTTTCTTAGATGAGAAATTACTTTGGATGGAAAAAAATAAGATTGACCATGCTGTAGTTTTAAATCTTTCTCAATTATATGGAAATGGTTTGCGTTTAGAAGAAATGAAAAAAGCCTTGCGTTTTCAGAATGATTTTAATGCAAAAGTGCAACACAATCATCCTAGTAAATTTACCTGTGGTTTTGTTGTGCATCCAGGTTTTATTTATGGTGCATTAGATGAAATGAAACGTTGTGTAGAAGAGTTGGGTTTAAAAGTATTGTGTTTACCAACTCATTTTATGGATTCTATTGGGCAATGGAGATCTGTTTTTGACGAAGAAAATGACCGTATTTTTGAGTTAGCAGATAAATATAAGTTAGCCATAGAAATTCATCCATATGATGGAGATAAAATGATAAAATTAGAAAACACCAATTGGCGTTTTCATTTAATTTGGATGCTTGCTCAATGTGGTGATGCGTATCACTTTTATACGTTAAACGGAATGCAAGAACGTTTCCCAAATATTAGAACGTGTTTTGCTCACGGAGGTCAATTGGCACAAATGAATTTAGGAAGAAGAATTCAAGGTTTTGATGGAAGGCCAGATTTATTTGAAGGAAAAACACACCCAAGAAAAGCAGTTGGTCATCCAAATATTTTTTTTGATACCTTAGTTCACGATACAGATTCTTTGAGTTTAATGTTTAAAAGACAAGGAACAAAACAAGTTTTAATGGGATTAGATGATCCTTATCCTTTAGGAGAAATGGAAAGTGATGCACAGTCTTCCTATCCAGGTAAAATTTTAGATTTAGCGATAAAGAAAAATATTATTACTGAAACTGAAAAAGGTCAAATTTGGGAAGATAATGTGTTGCAGTGGTTGTTTGGAGATGACGAAAAAGCAAAACAAGAGTTGATTCGTAAGATATTGCAGTAAGTATTAAATTTACAGTCGCAGTTTTTAGTAATGTATTGGCTGAAAACTGCAACTGAAAACTACCAGTTACCCTTGACATTGTTTTAAAACTTCTTAAGCTCTTTCTAACATAAAATGCAACACCTATTTTTTCCTGATAAAGTAATTCTGTATTTTTATCTGTCAAAAGCAATATAACCTAAGTTTAAAAATGCTTTTTGTATTCGAGTTTAATGTTGAGTTGGTCCTGTTACATCTAAGGCAATAAAAAGTCCGAGGAATAAAAATGTTTTTTTTGAATTAGAACTAGTTTACTTTTATAGTAATAGTTTTATTTTTTTCTAAGTTAAATTTAGAATCTTTATACTTTGGAGGTCCCATAAAACCTG is part of the Polaribacter sp. SA4-10 genome and harbors:
- a CDS encoding SDR family oxidoreductase, which translates into the protein MNLQLKNKNALVCGSTQGIGKATAILLAEEGVNITLVARNEEKLKAVLAELSNENQCHSYLVADFSKPDELKKVMETTDCNFHILVNNTGGPKGGELLTATTTELLNAFQMHIVCNQILVQAVVPFMKSEKYGRIINVISTSVKEPIPGLGVSNTIRNAVGNWSKTLASELGQFQITVNNVLPGFTDTARLDQIIKIKAQKENTTEAEMEQIMKSYVPAKRFAKPEETAAAVTFLASKQASYINGINVPVDGGRTKSL
- a CDS encoding aldehyde dehydrogenase codes for the protein MNIKNYINGEFVDPVLGNYIDNYNPSNGEVYGQIPNSTSEDVEKAYEAAEKAFPNWSNTTLETRSKILSKIADLIEGKLHLLAEAESKDNGKPISLAKAIDIPRAAANFQFYANAITQFSSEAHESIGLNAVNFTLRQPIGVVGCISPWNLPLYLFTWKIAPAIAAGNCVVAKPSEITPMTAFLLGEICTEAGLPNGVLNIVHGLGTTTGQAIVAHPNITAISFTGGTKTGASIARIAAPMFKKLSLELGGKNPNIIFADCDYDKMLETTVRSSFANQGQICLCGSRIFVEEKIYEKFKKDFIKNVKQLKVGHPSKRNIDIGALVSKEHLEKIESYVEIAEDEGGRILCGGLEVTIPGYENGYYFQPTVIEVTDNSCRVNQEEIFGPIVTIMPFKTDEEALQLANDVKYGLSATLWTNNLNRTMQFSKQLHIGIVWVNTWMLRDLRTPFGGQKASGIGREGGFEALRFFTEPKNICIKYE
- a CDS encoding amidohydrolase family protein, whose translation is MERRKLRINGHSHLLPYPEEIPQFMKDKEIFWVDDERKHMLQKGWKRPVTDSSFFLDEKLLWMEKNKIDHAVVLNLSQLYGNGLRLEEMKKALRFQNDFNAKVQHNHPSKFTCGFVVHPGFIYGALDEMKRCVEELGLKVLCLPTHFMDSIGQWRSVFDEENDRIFELADKYKLAIEIHPYDGDKMIKLENTNWRFHLIWMLAQCGDAYHFYTLNGMQERFPNIRTCFAHGGQLAQMNLGRRIQGFDGRPDLFEGKTHPRKAVGHPNIFFDTLVHDTDSLSLMFKRQGTKQVLMGLDDPYPLGEMESDAQSSYPGKILDLAIKKNIITETEKGQIWEDNVLQWLFGDDEKAKQELIRKILQ
- a CDS encoding 3-hydroxyanthranilate 3,4-dioxygenase, translated to MNLVQPLNFKKWIDENRHLLKPPVGNKQVWDNGEYIVMVVGGPNNRKDYHYNETPEFFYQVEGDMILKIIDDKGEQIDIEINEGDIYLLPAKVPHSPQRIENTVGLVIEYPRSKGMLDALEWYCENCGNPLYREEFALDNIETDMPIIFDKYYSDTKKCTCGNCDTVMEAPKKIKV
- a CDS encoding cupin domain-containing protein, with the translated sequence MIRFFRSISIDKVVFSFLLIVFYSCKPKMALPDPFEAGWKGEKVCEVLEDNAALRVLKCTFAPGVGHEKHYHNKHFGYTLVGSRFKIKDTTGAREVNVPTGYSFSNEDVSWHEVLNIGDEIAVFLIIEPK
- a CDS encoding RidA family protein, whose protein sequence is MSEKKVTPRGAYPHVKVVGDFIFVSGTSSRKADNTIAGVDIIDEMGTKFLNIETQTKEVLQNIDKNLQTVGATIKDVVDVSTFLVNMNDFAGYNKTYAEFFEKETGPTRTTVAVHQLPHPDLVVEIKVTAYKKQ
- a CDS encoding DUF6500 family protein — its product is MIAVCDEKIAKKGDHVGLSFYAFFASKN
- a CDS encoding metallophosphoesterase; its protein translation is MKRRSFLKKSFYTALGASVLTGFYSWRIEPFWLEFVKVKMPIKNLPTHLVGKTIMQISDIHVGNRFDWNYIIESFDKAQKLNPDYVVYTGDYVDYEDQEQLEHLKIVLKNCVKGKIATVGVLGNHDYGEDWLEDDVANSIIDILNSSGIETLRNEQKEYEGLNFIGIDDFWGTNFKPSNVLDYIDLEKPTIALCHNPDVCDLDIWNGYKSWILAGHTHGGQVKPPFLKPPILPVKNKKYSAGKIPLDDGRTLYINRALGHLFQVRFNVRPEITVFELA